Within Epilithonimonas zeae, the genomic segment TATGGTGTTTTACTTTCCGGTGGTTTGGACTCTTCTATTATCGCGGCTGTAACTGCAAAATTTGCAAGACAAAGAATAGAAAGTGGTGACACTCAGGAAGCTTGGTATCCAAGATTACACAGTTTTGCTGTAGGTTTGGAAGGTTCGCCTGATTTGACAGCTGCGAGAAAAGCAGCAGATCATATCGGTTCTGTTCACCACGAAATCAAATATACTGTTCAGGAAGGCTTGGATGCGATAAAAGATGTGATCTATCATTTGGAGACTTATGATGTTACCACCATCAGAGCTTCTACTCCAATGTATCTTTTAGCCAGAGTAATCAAATCTATGGGGATAAAAATGGTGCTTTCAGGCGAAGGTTCGGACGAATTATTCGGAGGTTATTTGTATTTCCACAAAGCGCCTTCTGCTCAAGCTTTCCACGAAGAAACTGTTAGAAAATTAGGAAAACTTCATCTTTACGATTGCTTAAGAGCCAACAAATCGCTGATGGCTTGGGGAATCGAGGGCAGAGTTCCTTTTCTTGACAAAGAATTTATGGATGTAGCGATGACCATCAATCCAAAAGATAAAATGGTAACACCCGAAAGAATGGAAAAATGGGTTCTTAGAAAAGCTTATGAAGATATTTTACCTGAAAGTATTGCGTGGAGACAGAAAGAGCAGTTCAGTGATGGTGTTGGTTATTCCTGGATTGATACTTTGAAACAAGTAGCAGAAGATGAAGTGACGGATGAAATGATGGCAAATGCGAAATTCAGATTCCCGATTAACGTTCCGATGAGCAAAGAAGAATACAGATACAGAACGATTTTCGAAAGTCACTTCCC encodes:
- the asnB gene encoding asparagine synthase B, with the translated sequence MCGIVCVFDTKQKNEVIRPQILEMSKKIRHRGPDWSGIYQHDNVIFSHERLAIVDPTSGKQPLFTKDKKVALAVNGEIYNHQELRSEFPDYEFLTQSDCEVILALYRREGKNFLEKLNGIFAFALYDEENDAYLIGRDHMGIVPLYMGWDKNGSFYVASELKSLEGVCNKIEEFLPGHFLYSKDGQELQQWYKRDWTDFDNVKDNETDIAAIRKGLEDAVHRQLMSDVPYGVLLSGGLDSSIIAAVTAKFARQRIESGDTQEAWYPRLHSFAVGLEGSPDLTAARKAADHIGSVHHEIKYTVQEGLDAIKDVIYHLETYDVTTIRASTPMYLLARVIKSMGIKMVLSGEGSDELFGGYLYFHKAPSAQAFHEETVRKLGKLHLYDCLRANKSLMAWGIEGRVPFLDKEFMDVAMTINPKDKMVTPERMEKWVLRKAYEDILPESIAWRQKEQFSDGVGYSWIDTLKQVAEDEVTDEMMANAKFRFPINVPMSKEEYRYRTIFESHFPSDSAASCVPSVPSVACSTPVALEWDEAFKKMNDPSGRAVKVHETAY